A window of Mucilaginibacter sp. PAMC 26640 contains these coding sequences:
- a CDS encoding gamma-glutamyl-phosphate reductase has translation MDYTSYFENAVTAARKLNLSPSAVNAILLDVAKAAVEQTDYLLQENKKDLERMDAADAKYDRLALTADRINAIASDIKTVAGLSSPLGAVLSDRTMPNGLKISKVRVPLGVVGVIYEARANVTFDVFALCFKTGNISILKGGSDADHSNRAIMKVIHAVLIAHEIDVAATTLLPVEREATEALLNAVGFVDVLIPRGSQGLINYVRANSKVPVIETGAGIVHTYLDITGDLEKATAIIDNAKTRRVSVCNALDCLIINSSRLNDLPTLAKPLAQKQVTIFADEASFRVLTGHYPSDLLHIAEPEHFGTEFLSMKMAIKTVGSQEEALDHIASNSSKHSEAIISEDPVNIENFLNRVDAAAVYVNASTAFTDGAQFGLGAEIGISTQKLHARGPMGLEELTSYKWIVRGNGQVRK, from the coding sequence ATGGATTATACATCATATTTTGAAAACGCAGTTACTGCCGCCAGAAAGCTAAACCTCTCTCCTTCCGCTGTCAATGCTATTTTGCTGGATGTTGCTAAAGCGGCTGTTGAGCAAACGGATTACCTGCTGCAAGAAAATAAAAAGGACCTCGAGCGCATGGATGCCGCAGATGCCAAATATGACCGGCTTGCCCTCACGGCAGATCGAATCAATGCTATTGCCAGCGACATAAAAACTGTTGCCGGGCTGAGCAGTCCGCTTGGTGCCGTACTATCTGATAGAACGATGCCTAATGGCCTGAAGATCTCAAAAGTACGTGTACCATTAGGTGTTGTGGGCGTAATATACGAAGCCAGGGCAAACGTGACTTTTGATGTGTTTGCACTGTGCTTTAAAACAGGAAATATAAGTATTCTTAAAGGCGGCAGCGATGCAGATCATTCCAACAGGGCCATCATGAAAGTGATCCATGCTGTACTTATTGCACACGAGATCGACGTAGCTGCCACTACCCTGCTGCCTGTTGAGCGCGAAGCAACAGAAGCACTGCTCAATGCCGTTGGTTTTGTAGATGTACTGATCCCCCGCGGCAGCCAGGGTTTGATCAACTATGTGCGGGCGAATAGTAAAGTGCCCGTTATAGAAACCGGTGCAGGCATCGTGCATACCTACCTTGATATAACAGGTGATCTGGAGAAAGCAACAGCCATAATAGATAACGCCAAAACCCGCCGGGTAAGCGTTTGCAACGCGCTGGATTGTTTAATTATTAATTCTAGCCGTTTAAACGATCTCCCCACTTTAGCGAAACCTTTGGCCCAAAAGCAGGTAACAATTTTTGCTGATGAAGCGTCTTTTCGAGTGTTAACCGGCCATTATCCGTCCGATTTATTGCACATCGCCGAGCCGGAACATTTCGGTACCGAATTTCTTTCGATGAAAATGGCTATCAAAACGGTCGGCTCGCAGGAAGAAGCGCTCGATCATATCGCTAGTAACAGCTCCAAACACAGCGAAGCTATTATTTCAGAAGACCCGGTCAACATTGAAAACTTTTTAAACCGCGTAGATGCCGCAGCAGTGTACGTAAACGCTTCAACCGCATTTACCGACGGCGCTCAATTTGGCCTCGGGGCCGAAATCGGCATCAGCACGCAGAAACTTCACGCCCGCGGACCGATGGGTCTGGAAGAATTAACCAGTTATAAATGGATAGTCAGAGGAAACGGACAGGTACGAAAATAG
- a CDS encoding glutamate 5-kinase, translating to MSFNYRRIIIKVGSNVITKPNGLPDTERISHLVDQIAAIKKQGIQVILVSSGAVASGRSLITVTDKYDAVATRQLLASIGQVKLINTYANLFEKFKILCSQVLVTKEDFRDRLHYLNMRNCLELLLQHEVIPVVNENDVVSVTELMFTDNDELAGLIASMLNAQALIVLTNVNGIYDGDPKLEVSKVIEEVTGDGIDFASFVSSGRSQFGRGGMITKSNIAHKVAQLGIAVHIANGTKDNIVTDVLENRATHTRFVPTKKASGKKKWIAHSETAATGVVQVNEGAKTVLLSSKASSLLPIGIINVLEEFKKGEIIKIVDENNKLIGLGLAEYGAEKAREFTGKKNQRALVHYDYLYLQG from the coding sequence ATGTCATTCAATTACCGGCGCATTATTATTAAGGTAGGCAGCAACGTTATCACCAAACCAAACGGACTGCCGGATACCGAGCGCATTTCCCATTTGGTAGATCAGATCGCCGCCATTAAAAAACAAGGCATCCAGGTAATCCTTGTATCGTCCGGTGCAGTAGCATCGGGCCGCAGCTTAATCACCGTTACCGACAAATACGATGCAGTGGCTACCCGCCAGTTACTCGCGTCCATTGGGCAGGTAAAACTCATTAATACTTACGCAAATCTGTTCGAGAAATTCAAGATCCTTTGTTCCCAAGTACTGGTTACCAAAGAGGATTTCCGCGACAGGCTGCATTATTTAAACATGCGTAACTGTCTTGAACTTCTTTTACAGCACGAGGTGATACCTGTGGTGAATGAGAACGATGTGGTATCCGTAACCGAGCTGATGTTTACCGATAACGACGAACTGGCCGGACTCATCGCATCCATGCTAAACGCCCAGGCACTGATCGTATTGACGAACGTTAATGGCATATACGACGGCGATCCTAAATTAGAAGTGTCAAAAGTAATTGAAGAAGTAACTGGTGACGGGATCGATTTTGCTTCGTTTGTAAGCAGCGGGAGGTCGCAGTTTGGCCGGGGCGGTATGATCACTAAATCAAACATTGCCCATAAAGTAGCGCAGTTAGGTATTGCGGTACATATCGCCAATGGCACAAAAGACAATATTGTTACCGATGTGCTTGAAAACCGGGCAACCCATACCCGGTTCGTGCCAACTAAAAAAGCGTCAGGTAAAAAGAAATGGATAGCCCATTCGGAAACCGCTGCTACCGGTGTAGTGCAGGTAAATGAGGGTGCCAAAACGGTGCTGCTTTCCAGCAAAGCCTCGAGCCTGTTACCTATAGGAATTATAAACGTGCTCGAAGAATTCAAAAAAGGCGAAATTATAAAAATAGTAGACGAGAACAATAAGCTCATCGGTTTGGGTTTAGCAGAATATGGCGCAGAAAAAGCCCGTGAATTCACAGGCAAAAAAAATCAGCGTGCACTGGTACATTACGATTATCTTTATTTGCAAGGTTAA
- a CDS encoding energy transducer TonB, which produces MVFFLLLVPAASFAQLNGSYILSGKVNDETGKPLVGTTVTIKGTTNAAVTDSTGKFSLTTSAKLPFTLVFSAVGYQPQEFSIKNANSAVNIQLTSQSLLLNEVVVTASRREEKLLRSPVAIEKLSINALKQSPGPSFYDALENVKGVQMTTTSITLKVPNTRGFNSPNNFRFMQLADGVDMQSATLGVPLGNAIGPTELDIASIEITPGAAAALYGTNAINGLSNLFTKDPFKYQGLSFYHRSGINHVGDNLGSSALTEDAIRYAKAFNNKFAFKLNASYLKGKDWQSNTRLDQNPTNLKTANPAYPELTGTSNAAYDGWNKYGDDALAGSNTVSVKGIVVDGVARPNLTVARTGYNEVDLVSPDVTNLKLDGTLAYKLTPNTTLSYTYRYGKMDGVFQRGNKISLNGATVQNHKVELKGKDFLIRAYESIENTGNSFNVKPLADNLDLNHASNSAWGTTFKDALNTYANANGGLKSTNLAAAEQFARAAADKGRVEPGTPEFDALRKTIIGINNWDFKSSLIPNAPATGGAALVQKSNMYNAEAQWDLTSKVKYVDLLVGGDVRIYQIIPDGNNFVDFTRSIADRNTPLADGSFGENVVYKKYGAFTQLTKTFFEEKLKIFGSVRWDYNPYFDPKFTPRLAAVYSPNQNHNFRFTFQNGYRFPSLFEALSYVNNGRVKRVGSLDFINDGLGYLNNSYTQQSVTAFNAAVKAQSTTGDDATALKNRSLLQVADLLKARPEQITSYEVGYKGILFDNKVFLDIDAYTNRYNGFLGQVQVFVPNGTNVGTDAAVLAMLDVNRDPTTATAANAASQGQSRYRVYTNAKNIYNNYGSSAGLTYNFYKRYTVSGNVSFNKLKAQQTSDIFVTGFNTPEWSGNFSFGNREVVKNFGFNIVYKWQEAFLWESPLVTGAVPAIHTFDAQVTYRLPVYYATFKAGATDIFNKRYIQYAGGPTIGGIYYVSVTLDGLLSGK; this is translated from the coding sequence ATTGTGTTCTTTTTGCTCCTTGTCCCCGCCGCCAGCTTTGCACAGCTCAACGGGAGCTATATACTGAGTGGAAAAGTAAACGACGAAACCGGCAAGCCGCTGGTTGGTACAACCGTTACCATTAAAGGTACCACCAATGCCGCTGTTACTGATAGTACAGGTAAATTCTCGCTCACCACCAGCGCCAAATTGCCGTTCACCCTGGTATTTAGCGCCGTTGGTTATCAGCCGCAGGAATTTAGCATAAAGAATGCTAACAGTGCAGTCAATATTCAGTTAACGTCTCAGTCTTTATTACTAAATGAGGTGGTGGTTACCGCGTCGCGCCGTGAAGAAAAGTTGCTGCGTTCTCCGGTTGCTATCGAAAAACTGAGCATCAACGCGCTGAAGCAATCGCCAGGCCCAAGCTTTTACGACGCCTTGGAAAACGTTAAAGGTGTGCAAATGACCACGACGAGTATCACACTTAAAGTGCCAAATACACGTGGTTTCAACAGCCCCAATAACTTTAGGTTTATGCAGCTGGCAGATGGGGTAGATATGCAATCTGCCACGTTAGGCGTGCCACTAGGTAATGCCATTGGCCCAACTGAATTAGATATCGCCAGTATAGAGATCACGCCAGGCGCCGCCGCTGCTTTGTATGGGACTAATGCTATCAACGGCCTGTCCAACTTATTCACTAAAGATCCATTCAAATATCAGGGACTCAGTTTTTATCACCGCAGCGGGATTAACCACGTAGGGGATAATTTAGGGTCAAGTGCGTTGACAGAAGATGCGATACGCTACGCCAAGGCCTTTAATAATAAATTTGCTTTTAAACTGAACGCTAGTTATTTAAAAGGGAAAGACTGGCAATCGAATACCCGCCTCGATCAAAATCCTACCAATTTAAAAACGGCAAATCCGGCTTACCCCGAACTGACCGGTACCAGCAACGCTGCGTACGATGGTTGGAATAAATATGGTGACGATGCGCTTGCCGGTAGTAATACGGTATCGGTAAAAGGTATTGTGGTTGATGGGGTTGCCCGCCCAAACCTTACAGTAGCCCGTACCGGTTATAACGAAGTTGACCTGGTAAGCCCAGATGTAACCAACCTTAAACTGGATGGTACACTGGCTTACAAACTTACGCCTAATACCACCTTATCCTATACTTACCGTTATGGCAAAATGGATGGGGTTTTTCAGCGCGGTAACAAGATCTCGCTTAACGGAGCTACGGTTCAGAACCATAAAGTGGAACTCAAGGGAAAAGACTTTCTGATCCGTGCCTACGAATCAATTGAGAATACTGGTAACTCTTTCAACGTAAAACCGCTGGCAGATAACCTGGATTTAAACCACGCCAGTAATTCTGCCTGGGGTACTACTTTCAAGGATGCTTTAAATACTTATGCAAACGCCAATGGCGGTTTAAAATCAACCAACCTTGCGGCTGCAGAACAATTTGCACGTGCCGCCGCCGATAAGGGCAGGGTAGAACCTGGCACCCCCGAGTTTGATGCATTGCGTAAAACCATTATCGGTATCAATAACTGGGATTTTAAATCAAGTCTGATCCCCAATGCACCTGCTACAGGTGGAGCCGCACTGGTGCAAAAGAGTAACATGTACAATGCCGAGGCGCAATGGGACTTAACCAGCAAGGTAAAGTATGTAGATCTGTTGGTTGGTGGCGATGTGCGTATATACCAGATCATTCCTGATGGAAACAACTTTGTTGATTTCACCCGCAGTATTGCTGACAGGAACACGCCGCTGGCAGATGGCAGCTTTGGAGAAAATGTAGTTTATAAAAAATACGGTGCGTTTACGCAGCTTACCAAAACCTTTTTCGAAGAGAAATTGAAAATATTTGGCTCGGTTCGGTGGGACTATAACCCGTATTTCGATCCTAAATTCACGCCGCGTTTGGCCGCCGTTTATTCGCCAAATCAAAATCACAACTTCAGGTTTACTTTCCAGAATGGTTACCGTTTCCCATCACTTTTTGAGGCCTTATCCTATGTTAACAATGGGCGGGTAAAACGGGTGGGCAGCCTGGATTTTATTAATGATGGGCTTGGTTACCTGAATAACAGCTACACCCAGCAGTCGGTAACGGCGTTTAACGCGGCAGTAAAAGCCCAGTCTACCACCGGCGATGATGCAACCGCGTTGAAAAACCGGAGCCTGTTGCAGGTTGCCGATCTGCTAAAAGCAAGGCCGGAGCAGATCACGTCGTACGAGGTAGGTTACAAAGGTATCTTGTTTGATAATAAGGTGTTTCTTGATATAGACGCCTATACCAATCGCTACAATGGATTCCTGGGCCAGGTGCAGGTGTTTGTTCCGAACGGAACGAATGTGGGCACAGATGCTGCCGTACTGGCTATGCTGGATGTCAATCGTGACCCTACAACCGCTACTGCGGCAAACGCCGCCAGCCAGGGCCAGAGCCGCTACCGCGTTTATACCAATGCCAAAAATATTTACAACAACTATGGTTCTTCGGCAGGCCTTACTTATAATTTTTATAAACGGTATACGGTATCCGGCAACGTGAGCTTTAATAAACTGAAGGCACAGCAAACCTCGGATATATTCGTAACCGGCTTTAACACGCCGGAGTGGTCGGGTAATTTCTCCTTTGGCAACCGTGAGGTGGTGAAGAATTTCGGTTTCAATATCGTTTACAAATGGCAGGAAGCTTTCCTGTGGGAGAGCCCGCTGGTTACCGGTGCAGTACCGGCTATCCATACGTTTGATGCGCAGGTTACCTACCGTTTGCCGGTTTATTATGCAACGTTTAAAGCGGGGGCTACCGATATTTTCAACAAACGCTACATCCAGTACGCGGGTGGCCCAACCATCGGCGGCATATATTATGTATCCGTTACGCTGGATGGCCTGCTGAGCGGAAAGTAG
- a CDS encoding sulfate adenylyltransferase: MDILKFITAGSVDDGKSTLIGRLLYDSEAILVDQLEALHASNRKNDDGSIDLAILTDGLKAEREQGITIDVAYKYFETDKRKFIIADAPGHIQYTRNMVTGASNAGLAIILIDARKGVIEQTTRHSFLVSLLQIQQVVVAINKMDMVDYDENVFNKIVADYKVLAGKVGLKNVTYIPVSALKGDNIVYPSAKISWYTGDSLLTHLENVVLEIDDTSAHARLPVQWVVRPQTDELHDYRGYAGRVSSGSFRVNDKVTVLPSGFSSTISKIELYDTQPKEALAGMSVTVHLADNIDISRGDIIVNSAGQPQLSNLIEADLCWMDTRPLDPSLTYLVQHNTKTIRCKISEVLYKININTLEKDYDEEFKLNDIGRIVIKTAEPLAFDPYQLNKANGGAIIIDSRTNVTVGALMLRQAVD, from the coding sequence ATGGATATTTTAAAATTTATAACAGCAGGCAGCGTAGATGATGGCAAAAGCACATTAATTGGCCGCTTATTGTACGATAGTGAAGCCATCCTGGTAGACCAGTTGGAGGCGCTCCACGCATCCAACCGTAAAAACGACGACGGCAGCATCGACCTAGCTATATTAACCGACGGCCTGAAAGCGGAACGCGAACAGGGTATTACCATTGATGTAGCCTACAAATACTTTGAGACAGATAAACGTAAATTCATTATTGCCGATGCACCAGGCCATATCCAATATACCCGTAACATGGTTACCGGTGCCAGCAACGCAGGCCTGGCCATTATTTTAATAGATGCCCGCAAAGGGGTTATCGAACAAACTACCCGGCACTCGTTCCTGGTATCGCTACTGCAAATACAGCAGGTAGTGGTAGCCATAAACAAAATGGACATGGTTGATTATGATGAAAATGTATTCAACAAAATTGTGGCGGATTATAAAGTGCTGGCAGGTAAGGTAGGACTTAAAAATGTTACTTATATCCCCGTGAGTGCGTTAAAAGGCGATAACATCGTTTATCCATCGGCTAAGATAAGCTGGTACACCGGCGACAGCCTGTTGACGCATCTGGAGAATGTAGTTTTAGAAATTGATGATACATCAGCCCATGCCCGCCTGCCTGTGCAATGGGTGGTGCGCCCGCAAACGGATGAACTGCACGACTACCGGGGCTACGCGGGGCGTGTTTCCAGCGGATCGTTCAGGGTAAATGATAAAGTAACCGTGCTGCCATCAGGCTTCAGCTCTACGATATCCAAGATAGAACTTTATGATACGCAACCTAAGGAAGCGCTGGCAGGCATGTCGGTAACCGTACACCTGGCTGATAATATCGACATCAGTCGTGGAGATATTATCGTAAACAGCGCGGGCCAGCCGCAACTGAGCAATCTGATTGAGGCCGACCTTTGCTGGATGGATACCCGTCCGCTTGATCCATCGCTGACTTACCTTGTACAGCATAATACCAAAACTATCCGCTGCAAGATTAGCGAGGTACTCTACAAGATCAACATCAACACCCTGGAAAAGGATTACGATGAAGAGTTTAAGCTGAACGATATTGGCCGGATTGTAATCAAGACCGCAGAGCCTTTGGCTTTTGACCCTTACCAGCTTAATAAAGCCAATGGGGGCGCCATAATTATTGATAGCCGTACCAACGTTACCGTGGGAGCACTCATGCTGAGGCAGGCCGTAGATTAA
- a CDS encoding sulfate adenylyltransferase small subunit, with translation MSKYRLDYLDELEAEAIYILREVAGQFEKPALLFSGGKDSITLVHLAMKAFRPGKFPFPLVHIDTGHNFEETITYRDEMIARIGEKLIVGHVQDSIDQGKVIEQKGKNASRNALQTVTLLDTIAKHQFDACIGGARRDEEKARAKERIFSVRDEFGQWDPKRQRPELWNIYNGKIHKGENVRVFPISNWTELDVWNYIRRENIPLPTIYFAHQRDCITRNGQLMAASPFLNMDADDKIENKNVRFRTVGDMTCTAAVASYAFEIDDIINEIASSRISERGARMDDKVSEAAMEDRKKGGYF, from the coding sequence ATGAGTAAATACCGGTTAGATTACCTCGACGAGTTAGAGGCAGAGGCTATATATATTTTGCGTGAAGTAGCCGGGCAGTTTGAAAAACCCGCGCTATTATTTTCAGGCGGTAAAGATTCCATTACCTTGGTTCACCTGGCTATGAAAGCCTTCCGCCCGGGCAAGTTCCCCTTCCCGCTGGTACATATTGATACCGGGCACAATTTTGAAGAAACTATTACTTACCGGGATGAGATGATCGCCAGGATAGGCGAAAAACTCATTGTCGGGCATGTTCAGGATAGCATCGATCAGGGTAAAGTAATTGAGCAAAAAGGGAAAAATGCCAGCCGCAATGCCTTGCAAACGGTTACCTTGTTAGATACCATAGCCAAACACCAGTTTGATGCCTGCATCGGCGGTGCCCGCAGAGACGAAGAAAAGGCCCGCGCAAAGGAGCGTATTTTTTCTGTACGCGACGAGTTTGGCCAGTGGGACCCCAAACGCCAGCGCCCCGAGCTTTGGAATATTTATAACGGTAAGATCCATAAAGGCGAGAACGTACGCGTTTTCCCGATCAGTAACTGGACAGAGCTGGACGTATGGAACTACATCCGCCGGGAAAACATCCCTTTGCCAACCATTTATTTTGCCCACCAGCGGGATTGTATCACGCGCAACGGGCAGTTAATGGCGGCATCACCTTTTTTAAACATGGATGCCGACGATAAAATTGAGAACAAAAATGTACGTTTCCGTACCGTTGGCGATATGACTTGTACCGCAGCCGTAGCATCCTACGCTTTCGAAATAGATGATATCATCAACGAAATAGCCTCATCCAGGATCAGCGAGCGCGGTGCCCGTATGGACGATAAGGTGAGCGAAGCGGCTATGGAAGACCGGAAAAAAGGGGGATATTTTTAA
- a CDS encoding phosphoadenosine phosphosulfate reductase — protein MIVADISYITQLTAGNDPVGALQALASEFPGEIVFSTSFGWEDQVITHMIFANHIPIKVFTLETGRLFPETYYVWNRTMEIYEKPIHAYYPNNVALETMVNAKGPNSFYESVENRKECCGIRKIEPLHRAVAGNKMWITGIRADQSPNREDMSNVEWDNGNHLYKFHPIFNWTLEDVKAYIKQYNIPYNTLHDKGFPSIGCLPCTRAIQPGEDFRAGRWWWEDQSKKECGLHAVELNDLKE, from the coding sequence ATTATAGTGGCAGATATTTCTTACATAACGCAATTAACAGCAGGGAACGATCCCGTGGGGGCATTGCAGGCCCTGGCCTCCGAGTTCCCCGGCGAGATCGTGTTCTCCACCAGTTTTGGCTGGGAAGACCAGGTCATCACACACATGATCTTCGCTAACCACATCCCCATCAAAGTTTTCACACTGGAAACCGGCAGGTTATTCCCCGAAACTTATTATGTTTGGAACCGCACGATGGAGATTTATGAAAAGCCGATCCACGCCTACTATCCAAACAATGTTGCCCTGGAAACTATGGTAAACGCCAAGGGCCCAAATAGCTTTTATGAATCGGTAGAGAACCGTAAAGAATGTTGCGGCATCCGTAAGATCGAGCCATTGCACCGCGCGGTTGCAGGTAACAAAATGTGGATTACCGGCATTCGGGCAGATCAATCGCCCAACCGTGAGGATATGAGCAATGTGGAATGGGATAATGGTAATCATCTATACAAATTCCACCCTATTTTTAACTGGACGCTGGAGGATGTTAAAGCCTACATCAAACAATACAATATACCATATAATACCCTGCATGATAAAGGTTTCCCAAGCATAGGCTGCCTGCCCTGCACAAGGGCCATTCAGCCTGGAGAAGATTTCCGTGCCGGGCGGTGGTGGTGGGAAGACCAAAGTAAAAAAGAGTGCGGCCTGCATGCAGTTGAACTAAATGATTTAAAAGAATGA
- a CDS encoding siroheme synthase has product MTSLPRNNSLKAAEPALDAQGNKLFPVFLKLENLHTVVIGGGNVGLEKLTALLNNSPAAAVTIISKAFLPEVHALTSDFPKLRIIEKAFADTDLDGADVVIAATNDPELNLFIRQSAHDRKLLINVADKPSLCDFYLGAIVQKGDLKIGISTNGKSPTVAKRLKEVLNEALPDELDTTLQQMQQIRNSLSGDFAYKVQELNRVTASLIAGPKPPDKKHLTLAIWGTFVVFALIALTAVWLREPGFKLFVENVNPAFYYFLGAGFVFAMIDGAIGMSYGVTSTTFSLSMGIPPASASMGVHLSEIMSNGIAGWMHYRMGNINWKLFKLLLIPGIIGAATGAYLVSSLEHYAVYTKPAVSLYTLILGFVILFKAISLNRKRTKEKIKNISLLGLGGGFIDAVGGGGWGSIVLSTLIAGGRHPRFSLGTVKLSRFFIALISSLTFIIMLNGKHWEAVAGLVIGSALASPIAARISNKISAKAIMFSVAVIVILISIRSIVLFLMKIL; this is encoded by the coding sequence ATGACATCATTGCCCAGGAATAATAGTTTAAAAGCTGCTGAGCCAGCTTTAGACGCACAGGGCAATAAATTATTCCCCGTGTTTTTGAAGCTGGAAAATCTGCATACGGTGGTTATTGGCGGAGGGAACGTTGGCTTGGAAAAGCTGACAGCCCTGTTGAACAATAGCCCGGCGGCAGCTGTAACCATTATTTCCAAAGCTTTTTTGCCCGAAGTGCATGCCTTAACAAGTGATTTCCCAAAACTGCGGATCATCGAAAAGGCGTTCGCAGATACCGATCTGGATGGTGCCGATGTAGTGATCGCGGCCACAAATGATCCCGAACTCAACCTATTTATCCGCCAATCGGCGCATGATCGTAAATTACTGATCAACGTTGCCGACAAACCCAGCCTTTGCGATTTTTACCTGGGTGCCATCGTTCAGAAAGGCGACCTCAAGATCGGCATCTCTACCAATGGAAAATCGCCTACGGTAGCCAAGCGCCTTAAAGAAGTGCTGAATGAAGCGCTGCCGGATGAACTGGATACCACACTGCAGCAAATGCAGCAGATCCGTAACAGCCTTTCTGGCGATTTCGCTTACAAGGTGCAGGAGCTTAACCGGGTTACGGCCAGTTTAATAGCAGGCCCAAAACCACCCGATAAAAAACACCTTACACTTGCCATTTGGGGCACCTTTGTGGTGTTTGCCCTTATTGCCCTTACGGCAGTTTGGCTTAGAGAACCCGGTTTTAAGCTTTTTGTAGAAAACGTTAATCCTGCATTTTACTACTTTTTGGGGGCAGGTTTTGTTTTTGCTATGATAGATGGGGCCATAGGTATGTCATACGGCGTTACTTCCACCACCTTTTCTTTGTCAATGGGGATCCCGCCTGCTTCAGCAAGCATGGGGGTACACCTCTCTGAGATCATGAGCAACGGCATTGCCGGCTGGATGCATTACCGCATGGGCAATATCAACTGGAAGCTGTTTAAATTACTGCTCATACCCGGCATTATCGGCGCAGCTACCGGCGCCTATCTCGTATCCTCATTAGAGCATTACGCCGTTTACACCAAACCTGCAGTATCGCTTTATACCTTAATATTGGGTTTTGTTATCCTGTTTAAAGCCATTAGCTTAAACCGCAAACGAACCAAAGAGAAAATCAAAAATATTTCCTTATTGGGCTTAGGCGGCGGTTTTATAGATGCCGTTGGCGGCGGCGGCTGGGGATCTATCGTATTATCTACGCTGATAGCAGGCGGCCGGCACCCGCGTTTCTCCTTAGGAACGGTGAAATTATCACGTTTTTTCATCGCGCTGATCAGTTCACTTACGTTTATCATCATGCTCAACGGCAAACACTGGGAAGCCGTTGCAGGGCTGGTTATCGGCAGTGCCCTGGCCTCGCCTATCGCGGCGCGCATCAGTAACAAGATCTCCGCCAAAGCAATTATGTTTTCGGTAGCAGTTATCGTTATCCTCATCAGCATCCGCAGTATTGTTTTATTTTTAATGAAGATATTATAG
- a CDS encoding uroporphyrin-III methyltransferase → MIQTKIKTTVKEPRITLVGAGPGDAELITIKGIKALQTADIVLYDALVNEELLEFAPKHATKVYVGKRSGDHSFAQENINKLMVDYALNYGHVVRLKGGDPFVFGRGFEELDHAADYSIPTQVIPGISSSIGVPGMQGIPVTHRGLSESFWVVTGTTSDGKISPDLYQAAKSNATVVVLMGIHKLAQIAEIFVKEGKSRLPAAVIQSGTTENEKVAVGLAGTIAEVAKDARITSPALIVFGEVVSLHAKFQPIKEFYDIIAQE, encoded by the coding sequence ATGATCCAAACAAAAATTAAAACTACGGTAAAAGAACCGCGTATCACGCTTGTTGGCGCAGGCCCCGGCGATGCTGAACTAATTACTATAAAAGGTATTAAGGCACTGCAAACAGCCGATATAGTATTGTATGATGCTTTGGTTAATGAAGAGTTACTGGAGTTTGCTCCTAAACATGCAACCAAAGTTTATGTAGGGAAACGTTCCGGTGATCATTCTTTCGCGCAGGAGAACATCAACAAATTAATGGTGGATTACGCTTTAAATTACGGCCACGTGGTCCGTTTAAAAGGCGGTGATCCGTTTGTTTTCGGTCGCGGTTTTGAAGAATTGGATCATGCGGCAGATTACAGCATTCCAACACAGGTTATTCCAGGTATATCCAGTTCTATAGGTGTCCCCGGCATGCAGGGCATCCCCGTTACGCATCGCGGGTTAAGCGAAAGCTTTTGGGTGGTTACCGGCACCACAAGTGACGGTAAAATTTCGCCCGATCTGTACCAGGCAGCCAAAAGCAACGCTACTGTTGTGGTGCTGATGGGCATCCACAAACTGGCCCAGATTGCAGAGATCTTCGTTAAAGAAGGTAAGAGCAGGCTACCGGCAGCGGTGATCCAGAGCGGAACAACGGAGAATGAAAAGGTAGCGGTTGGCCTGGCAGGTACTATTGCAGAGGTGGCTAAAGATGCCCGGATTACTTCACCTGCTTTAATTGTATTTGGCGAAGTAGTTTCTTTACATGCGAAGTTTCAGCCTATAAAGGAGTTTTATGACATCATTGCCCAGGAATAA